From the genome of Sphingobacterium kitahiroshimense, one region includes:
- a CDS encoding amidohydrolase, producing the protein MLPSHKLIAKGHYTLKNVRLETGFEYENQEVIGTLTDLFCIEIANGKIIAIKANNAAEEAVDMKGRLMLPAFKDMHIHMDKTLFGLPWQALSPKRKTVADMIAYEQEIIPRLLTTSTARAEQLIALLQGYGTTYARTHFNVDPTSGLQSFENLLLALEHQKDSFQAELVAFPQHGLYYTDSAPIMKEVAKSDRVDFIGGLDPLSIDGSIEKPLEFTVQLALDNNKGIDIHLHEAGPSGMKTIQYLIDKAVENPHLQGKTFISHAFALAQLNAKEVEEIAEKLAFAKVGIASSVPFKGRPMPIPALKKHGVNVLIGNDNVQDYWSTFGTGNMLQKANLIAELYGYATELQLSRTLRFATQQLLPLDDEGKQQWPKANDDANLVFVDATCSAEAVSRMSYVHAFMHNGNLFVTD; encoded by the coding sequence ATGTTGCCATCTCATAAATTAATTGCCAAAGGGCATTACACACTAAAAAATGTTCGTTTAGAGACCGGATTCGAATATGAAAACCAGGAGGTGATCGGTACTCTTACTGATCTCTTCTGTATTGAAATTGCAAACGGAAAGATAATAGCTATAAAAGCTAATAATGCAGCTGAAGAAGCTGTTGACATGAAAGGAAGGCTGATGTTGCCTGCTTTTAAAGACATGCATATTCATATGGATAAAACTTTATTTGGTTTACCATGGCAAGCGCTATCTCCAAAAAGAAAAACGGTTGCAGATATGATTGCTTATGAGCAAGAGATCATTCCCAGATTGTTGACAACCTCCACAGCACGTGCCGAGCAACTCATTGCTTTATTGCAGGGATATGGTACAACTTATGCGAGAACCCATTTTAATGTAGATCCGACCTCTGGGCTTCAATCTTTTGAAAATCTTTTGCTAGCGCTCGAACATCAAAAAGATTCCTTTCAAGCGGAGCTTGTTGCTTTTCCGCAACACGGGCTTTATTATACAGATTCTGCTCCTATTATGAAAGAAGTAGCGAAGTCTGATCGGGTTGATTTTATAGGCGGACTTGACCCACTCAGTATTGATGGAAGCATAGAGAAGCCTTTGGAATTTACTGTACAGTTGGCATTGGATAATAATAAAGGAATAGACATTCATCTTCATGAAGCAGGTCCTTCGGGAATGAAAACAATTCAATATCTTATCGATAAAGCAGTTGAAAATCCTCATTTACAGGGGAAAACATTTATCAGCCATGCCTTTGCTTTAGCACAACTGAATGCAAAGGAGGTTGAAGAGATTGCTGAGAAATTGGCTTTTGCAAAAGTGGGTATTGCTTCTTCTGTGCCATTTAAAGGACGTCCGATGCCTATTCCAGCATTAAAAAAACATGGAGTAAATGTGCTGATCGGAAATGATAATGTACAGGATTATTGGAGCACATTTGGTACGGGTAATATGCTGCAAAAAGCAAACCTTATAGCAGAGCTATACGGATATGCGACCGAATTGCAGCTTTCACGTACGCTACGCTTTGCAACACAGCAACTCTTGCCTTTAGACGATGAAGGAAAACAACAATGGCCAAAAGCGAATGATGATGCTAACCTTGTTTTTGTAGATGCGACCTGCTCAGCCGAAGCAGTCTCTAGAATGTCTTATGTACACGCATTTATGCACAACGGAAATCTTTTTGTGACAGATTAA
- a CDS encoding AraC family transcriptional regulator produces MDNQHDYFPVLNIQEFTEAPSGFTNLLFHEIRGARHIVEPHKHDFLIILLFEKGSGTHSIDFKNYVIESQQVHFLFPGQVHQWQFDEDTVCYQLMISRDWFESFLPDLRFSSLYYQQHPVFQISRSLYAALFYEFRAIEQELQETNILWEIIQTRSKLIGLLLRKSFEITFNDFEKYHSNPIISKFVQLIDLHFKSNRSVAFYAEKLHISANYLNIVSKKVINTAASTLIHDRILLEAKRLLKISEMSVKDIVYDLGFYDHASFSKFFKSHTGMTPSQFKEQG; encoded by the coding sequence ATGGATAACCAGCACGATTATTTTCCAGTTTTAAATATTCAAGAATTTACTGAAGCACCCTCAGGATTTACAAATTTATTGTTTCATGAGATCAGAGGTGCTCGTCATATTGTTGAACCACATAAGCATGATTTTTTAATTATTCTGCTATTTGAGAAGGGGAGTGGTACCCACAGCATTGACTTTAAAAATTATGTGATCGAATCTCAGCAGGTTCATTTTTTATTCCCAGGACAGGTTCATCAATGGCAATTTGATGAAGATACGGTCTGTTATCAATTGATGATTAGCCGTGATTGGTTTGAAAGTTTTCTCCCCGATCTTCGATTTTCCTCTCTTTATTACCAGCAACATCCTGTTTTTCAAATTTCTAGATCGCTGTATGCAGCATTGTTTTATGAATTTCGAGCTATAGAACAGGAATTGCAAGAAACAAATATTCTTTGGGAAATTATTCAGACACGTAGCAAATTGATCGGTTTGTTATTGCGCAAGTCTTTTGAGATTACATTCAATGATTTTGAGAAATATCATTCAAATCCGATTATTTCAAAATTTGTACAGCTCATCGATCTTCATTTTAAATCAAATCGGTCGGTAGCTTTTTATGCAGAAAAATTACATATCTCCGCTAATTACCTCAATATAGTTAGTAAAAAAGTGATTAATACCGCCGCATCGACATTGATTCATGACCGTATTTTATTAGAAGCAAAACGTTTGCTTAAAATATCGGAAATGAGTGTTAAGGATATTGTATATGATTTAGGGTTTTATGATCACGCCAGTTTTTCGAAATTTTTTAAAAGTCATACCGGAATGACACCATCTCAATTTAAAGAACAAGGATAA
- a CDS encoding amidohydrolase, translated as MNNLNHLSRKQFIQNAAIAVAGASLPLSTLSAKSINPMHIEIKSKMLKFKNVRLETGFIYDEADVIGTKTDLFYVEVENGKISKIGSNQANVDAIDAKGLLMLPSFRDMHIHLDKTFYGDKWQAIRRGAGGVKGMIALEQKILPDLLKNSTFKAEKLIELLQSKGTGFARSHVNIEPTSKLQSLKNLQKALENKHKSFSAEIVAFPQHGVYYTDSVPYLKEAAQMDIDFIGGVDPYSIDGQIEKTMDFTVQLALDNQKGIDIHLHESGESGLKTVEYLIDKVNENPTLKGKTFLSHCFVLGKIDKVKQEEIAEKLGAAQIGIVSTIPFGGLIMPIPTLYKHNVTVMTGNDSIVDHWNTFGTGSVLQKANLMAQLYGYSSEFLLSRSLKIATGGTLPLNDKGVKQWPNVGDQADFVLIKASCSAEAVSRISDVETLVHKGELVKISQD; from the coding sequence GTGAATAATTTGAACCATTTATCCCGTAAACAATTCATACAAAATGCCGCTATAGCTGTTGCTGGCGCATCTCTTCCGTTAAGCACATTGAGCGCTAAATCTATCAATCCAATGCATATAGAAATAAAAAGTAAAATGCTGAAATTTAAGAATGTACGTTTGGAAACTGGTTTTATTTATGATGAGGCTGATGTAATTGGTACTAAAACGGATTTATTTTATGTTGAAGTTGAAAATGGTAAAATATCAAAAATCGGTTCCAATCAAGCCAACGTAGATGCTATTGATGCAAAAGGATTATTAATGTTGCCTTCTTTCAGAGATATGCACATCCATTTGGATAAAACTTTCTATGGTGACAAGTGGCAAGCAATAAGACGTGGAGCTGGCGGCGTGAAGGGCATGATTGCTTTAGAACAAAAAATACTTCCCGATTTATTGAAGAATTCAACTTTCAAAGCTGAGAAACTGATCGAATTATTACAGTCGAAAGGTACAGGATTTGCACGCAGTCATGTTAATATTGAACCTACTTCGAAGTTGCAGTCGCTAAAAAATCTACAAAAAGCGCTTGAGAACAAACATAAAAGTTTTAGTGCTGAGATCGTCGCTTTTCCGCAACACGGCGTATATTATACAGATAGTGTTCCTTATTTAAAGGAAGCTGCTCAAATGGATATTGACTTTATAGGTGGCGTAGATCCGTATTCTATTGATGGACAAATTGAAAAAACAATGGATTTTACAGTTCAGTTGGCATTGGATAACCAAAAAGGAATAGATATTCATTTGCATGAGTCTGGAGAATCGGGATTGAAAACAGTGGAGTATCTGATTGATAAGGTTAATGAGAATCCTACATTGAAGGGTAAAACATTTTTAAGTCATTGTTTTGTATTAGGAAAGATTGATAAAGTAAAACAAGAGGAGATTGCTGAAAAATTAGGAGCTGCTCAAATCGGTATTGTTTCTACTATTCCTTTTGGAGGTTTAATTATGCCGATCCCTACTTTATATAAACATAACGTTACTGTAATGACCGGAAATGACAGTATTGTGGATCATTGGAATACTTTTGGAACGGGAAGTGTTCTGCAAAAAGCTAATCTGATGGCACAGTTGTATGGATATTCGTCAGAGTTTTTATTGTCAAGAAGTTTAAAGATAGCAACGGGAGGAACTTTACCTCTAAATGATAAGGGTGTAAAACAATGGCCAAATGTTGGAGATCAGGCCGATTTTGTGTTGATCAAGGCGAGTTGTTCTGCAGAAGCAGTATCACGGATCTCTGATGTGGAGACTTTGGTACATAAAGGTGAATTGGTGAAGATATCCCAAGATTAA
- a CDS encoding DUF1543 domain-containing protein gives MLLLGCKPSGRHVEQHDIYFGIAERLGELAPSIEAYWPEAKGEIHVDAWRAVTKVGSYQISISEEPVNNGSLKLYFVNMGGYKPNDMEEYHYKEMVVAYNLEEAKEVAKETVFFKHHISPHIDDKYGIDVDDVYEIEELLPALFKGKYYVKIREEQHDFLKEDDITNGYFTMEILRDQLE, from the coding sequence ATGTTATTATTAGGATGTAAGCCATCTGGAAGACATGTTGAACAGCATGATATCTATTTTGGTATTGCGGAACGTTTGGGAGAACTGGCTCCATCTATAGAAGCCTATTGGCCCGAGGCAAAAGGGGAGATTCATGTTGATGCCTGGCGAGCAGTGACAAAAGTCGGATCTTATCAAATTTCAATCTCGGAAGAGCCTGTAAACAATGGAAGCTTGAAACTCTATTTTGTTAATATGGGAGGGTATAAACCCAATGATATGGAAGAGTATCATTATAAGGAAATGGTTGTTGCTTATAACTTGGAGGAAGCAAAGGAAGTCGCAAAAGAAACGGTTTTCTTTAAACATCATATTTCTCCGCATATTGATGATAAATATGGTATCGATGTCGATGATGTATATGAAATTGAAGAGCTTTTACCGGCATTATTTAAAGGGAAATATTATGTTAAGATTCGTGAAGAGCAACATGATTTCTTAAAGGAAGATGATATTACTAATGGTTACTTTACGATGGAAATCTTACGAGATCAATTGGAATAA
- a CDS encoding serine hydrolase, whose translation MRTKNLFLLLIIAILFPYSTSAQHIDKKLDRQLRALTQDFHGDIGIYVKNLKTQKEVLIQADSIFPTASIVKVPILAGIFDKIEKGELALDQKFTFRSSQQYGGSGLMQFFKDSSETDLATMIGLMISYSDNVTSIWNQQLAGGGSTINQLMDQLGLVNTKVNSRTEGRNEIWKKYGWGQTTPREMATLVALIFQGKVVSTKASDKMYRYLGNIFYNERSLSQIPAYVKTASKTGSVDEARGEVVLVNAPSGDYVFCVLTNNIKDQSWTKNNEAEELTRKISHLLWNYFEPKKTYTP comes from the coding sequence ATGAGAACAAAAAATTTATTCCTACTACTCATCATTGCTATCCTATTTCCTTATAGCACCAGTGCTCAGCATATTGACAAAAAATTAGACCGTCAATTAAGAGCCTTAACACAAGACTTTCATGGAGATATCGGTATCTATGTAAAAAATCTCAAAACCCAAAAAGAGGTACTTATCCAGGCTGACTCCATTTTTCCAACAGCCAGTATCGTAAAAGTTCCTATACTAGCAGGTATATTTGATAAAATCGAAAAAGGAGAATTGGCACTGGATCAAAAATTTACATTCCGATCATCACAGCAATATGGCGGTTCAGGTCTGATGCAATTTTTTAAAGACAGCAGTGAAACAGATCTTGCCACTATGATAGGTCTGATGATTTCTTACAGTGATAATGTCACCTCTATTTGGAATCAGCAACTAGCAGGAGGAGGTTCGACCATAAACCAACTCATGGACCAGTTAGGTTTAGTCAATACAAAAGTTAATTCCCGTACCGAAGGTCGCAATGAGATCTGGAAAAAATATGGTTGGGGACAGACTACCCCCAGAGAAATGGCAACCTTAGTAGCGCTGATTTTCCAAGGTAAAGTTGTCAGCACAAAAGCATCGGATAAAATGTACCGTTATTTAGGAAATATCTTTTACAACGAACGATCCCTTTCTCAGATACCGGCATATGTAAAGACCGCATCTAAAACAGGCTCTGTTGATGAAGCCCGCGGTGAAGTTGTACTTGTAAATGCCCCTAGTGGTGATTATGTATTTTGTGTATTGACAAACAACATTAAAGATCAAAGCTGGACTAAAAATAATGAAGCTGAGGAACTCACCAGAAAGATCTCACATTTATTATGGAATTATTTTGAACCAAAAAAAACCTATACACCTTAA
- a CDS encoding M3 family metallopeptidase, whose protein sequence is MSILTQHFETVHNTAPFSKINNEDYIPAFDQAIASTRTEIDAIANTVEPATFDNTIVALAFSGMSLDRLSTIFFNLHSAETNDELEQIAQDVAPKLAALGNDITLNFDLFKRIKQVYDQKEQLDLTLEQTTLLEKNYKDFVRNGALLSDDKKEQLRAIDTELSLLKLKYGEHVLADTNAYELHITDEAELAGLPDGVKEAAAGLARSQEKTGWIFTLDYPSYIPFVTYAENRELRKIITIAAGKKAYQDNENNNEEIVLKIAKLRFQRAQLLGYQTHAHFVLEERMAQNPDKVNAFLDDLLTKAKPAAKDEFQELSSFANETDGIAILEKWDGAYYAEKLKQKKFQLDDEQLKPFFKLENVLQGAFEIAGKLFGLYFNEVQTIDKYHKDVQTFEVKDDLGNFIAVFYADFFPRKGKRNGAWMTSFKPQYKKDGKNERPHVSIVCNFTPATETKPSLLTFNEVTTLFHEFGHALHGMLADTVYPTLSGTAVFWDFVELPSQIMENWCYEQEALALFAKHYETGEPIPMDLVTKIRESASFLEGMATLRQLSFGKLDMGWHGQDPTAIDNLKNFENKQFASTQLYPDVTENAMSTSFSHIFNGGYSSGYYSYKWAEVLDADAFDYFKQNGIFNKEIATKFKNTVLSKGGTEHPMSLYKQFRGQEPKVEALLKRAGLIK, encoded by the coding sequence ATGAGTATCTTAACACAACATTTTGAGACGGTTCATAATACCGCACCATTTTCTAAAATAAATAACGAAGACTATATACCTGCATTTGATCAAGCTATTGCTAGCACTAGAACTGAAATTGATGCCATAGCAAATACCGTTGAACCTGCTACTTTTGACAATACGATTGTTGCATTGGCATTTTCGGGAATGTCTTTAGATCGTTTATCAACTATTTTTTTCAATCTACATTCAGCGGAAACCAACGACGAATTAGAACAGATCGCTCAAGATGTTGCTCCAAAACTTGCAGCACTTGGCAATGATATCACGCTTAATTTTGATCTGTTCAAAAGAATAAAGCAGGTTTATGATCAAAAAGAACAGTTGGATTTAACATTAGAGCAAACAACTTTATTAGAGAAAAACTATAAAGATTTTGTTCGCAATGGGGCGCTTCTGTCTGATGATAAAAAAGAGCAGCTTCGCGCTATTGATACCGAACTCTCGCTACTTAAATTAAAGTACGGGGAACATGTATTGGCCGATACCAATGCTTATGAACTTCATATTACAGATGAAGCTGAGCTTGCTGGTTTGCCAGACGGAGTCAAAGAAGCTGCAGCCGGATTAGCGAGATCTCAAGAAAAAACAGGTTGGATCTTTACCCTAGACTATCCAAGCTATATCCCGTTTGTCACCTATGCCGAAAATCGTGAATTGCGTAAAATAATCACTATTGCAGCCGGTAAAAAAGCATATCAGGATAATGAAAATAATAACGAAGAGATTGTATTAAAAATTGCGAAACTTCGATTTCAACGCGCACAACTTCTAGGCTATCAAACGCACGCCCACTTTGTATTAGAAGAGCGTATGGCACAGAATCCGGATAAGGTAAACGCATTCTTAGATGATTTATTGACCAAAGCAAAACCAGCGGCAAAAGATGAATTTCAGGAATTAAGCTCTTTTGCCAATGAAACTGATGGTATTGCTATTTTAGAAAAATGGGACGGAGCTTACTATGCTGAAAAATTGAAGCAAAAGAAGTTTCAGCTTGATGATGAGCAATTAAAACCTTTTTTCAAATTAGAAAACGTACTGCAAGGAGCATTTGAAATTGCAGGAAAATTATTTGGTTTATACTTCAATGAAGTGCAAACTATTGACAAGTACCATAAAGATGTACAAACATTTGAAGTAAAAGATGATTTGGGGAATTTCATTGCAGTTTTTTATGCTGACTTTTTTCCAAGAAAAGGTAAACGCAATGGTGCCTGGATGACTTCATTTAAACCACAATATAAAAAAGATGGTAAAAATGAACGTCCACATGTTTCAATCGTGTGTAATTTCACTCCTGCTACTGAAACCAAACCATCGCTTTTAACATTTAATGAGGTAACAACTTTATTTCATGAATTTGGTCATGCTTTACATGGTATGCTAGCAGATACCGTTTACCCTACGCTTTCAGGAACTGCGGTGTTTTGGGATTTTGTCGAACTGCCTAGTCAGATCATGGAAAACTGGTGTTATGAACAAGAAGCATTGGCGCTATTTGCTAAGCATTATGAAACTGGAGAACCGATCCCAATGGATCTTGTTACAAAAATTCGTGAGAGTGCTTCCTTTTTAGAAGGTATGGCTACACTTCGCCAACTCAGCTTTGGAAAATTAGATATGGGCTGGCATGGTCAAGATCCTACAGCGATCGATAACCTCAAAAATTTTGAGAATAAACAGTTTGCATCGACGCAACTCTATCCTGATGTTACTGAAAATGCAATGAGCACATCTTTTTCCCATATATTTAATGGCGGTTATTCTTCAGGTTACTACAGTTACAAATGGGCTGAGGTTTTAGATGCAGATGCGTTTGATTACTTTAAACAAAATGGCATTTTTAACAAAGAGATTGCAACTAAGTTTAAAAATACCGTTTTATCCAAAGGTGGCACTGAACATCCAATGAGTTTGTACAAACAATTTAGAGGCCAAGAACCGAAGGTAGAAGCTTTATTGAAACGTGCTGGTTTAATAAAGTAA
- a CDS encoding helix-turn-helix transcriptional regulator, giving the protein MQTEFEKLLIDSLLQGKTQPEIARELKEKGHNPYSLSSIEKTLNDLKRKHNAHTLFQLGAIITLKRYINKKE; this is encoded by the coding sequence ATGCAAACCGAATTTGAAAAACTTCTAATTGACTCCTTACTGCAGGGCAAAACACAGCCTGAAATTGCTCGCGAACTCAAAGAAAAGGGGCATAACCCTTACAGTTTATCATCAATTGAAAAAACACTAAATGATCTTAAGCGTAAGCATAATGCACATACCTTATTTCAATTAGGCGCAATCATTACCCTAAAAAGGTATATAAATAAAAAAGAGTAG